The Stigmatopora argus isolate UIUO_Sarg chromosome 16, RoL_Sarg_1.0, whole genome shotgun sequence genome has a window encoding:
- the ptpn13 gene encoding tyrosine-protein phosphatase non-receptor type 13 isoform X4 gives MHVSLAEALEVRGGPLQEEEVWAVLSQSAESLQELFHKDPSAMGFIISPWSLLLMPSGNISFTDEYLTQQDLRAFTAPEVLEGNTLTSVSDIEKMHMYSLGMTLFWGADYEIPQSQPMKLGEHLNSLLLNMCDDVTLSRMSLRTVLDICSKHIRNSSCDPPFSYVRKLVRLVLGSLSQLDGLLTDRESLPERSKEIRERLRGKGLPSGRSAAPRVLERYRARSQEQSSLNRGLSRSMGSLSVHDTRQEDEGAALQFPQFDYHPDSEFPGEMGPTLVSFDHQHSYPYLHPLHPQQKGRPVELDRRSLPFHSADLRVAQTRKSWASSVDLACIDPEALRFGALEDARRGSSALSTQTIGRIKSAFGTSKERDSRYFEFGGLKLRNAHHLSTPSVVSGLPGAYDRIKERQRKLQMLRQAVDEPNLTHHRHHSDYSSSSESPSVTSSDPDYRQGKKTSDAKRFGSQLGLASEHDSLSLTSHNAQRHRLYEGTTDEGLEGTELLLQKQEEEVQRLQAHLANRLSRANLYSLDDALAAPHTSLLELRDPLYTSSMPLRRAKLFRGPEFVKMASEPSVALNVSSSIMKRKCEEVQRKVGVVLLNGQKLDLTCDIKASCKDALDMVIAHVGLVERHLFGLAYMTDNEYFFVNPDVKLSKVAPETWKKKPDVPFNLFLRIKFFVDDINLIQHAMTRHQYYLQLRKDILEERLRCDMENALLLASLGLQAEYGDYQPEIHGKTYFRVEHYLPVSVLDKIDQTTIKEELPKLHSNYFGAPESDAEFEFLKMSQRLTEYGVHFHRVLPEKRSQTGIMLGVYTKGVLIFEVLNGNRTPVLIFPWRETKKISFTKKKICLQNASDGIKHVFQTDSSNTCQYLLQLCSDHYKFHLQMRAQQSQQELKDIANSPLTGLQCPTERPPAVSRTLSSGSLAPALSTHSNPEHLKRISNSEVALNKASSSSILIQDHLNFPGLQPTKGAAKPRAISRSLHNLGQTLEAPVQGATEARSAALMRILHGQLASSDMDSLSQQTNTPAWSHLESKRESDSSSIEDAGQAYVMGVSMHNSSGLPSTPTSANDSLKKRVNALPSPERQITFVNLKKDDKYGLGFQVVAEENSGPTDMGTIISSVMPGGPADVNGYLKPGDRLIAVNDLNLEGLSHATAIEVLQNALDDVMLVVSQPKESLCKDSSPESSPEKTESLLAALKSTQQKMEVPSTDHTSTVRFSAPTSCRQPSPTLPTQLNSQPAQDMTSTIPTFMLPVSSQVQNCLERANTAPESKDSSLEPPPPALPPKTRKTKLLEAPKLSEYFSGDSDMDEESQSKTQEKQKVTKGGVNTTIQHGGIYVKAILPQGAAELDGRIHRGDRVVAVNGKSLEGASHQQAVDVLRDTGQTVNLLLERGYPPTEKVHVPITPQCTPLHSSNNSLRELSKNKLTSRKLKEKLEYSFLTPDNVFDVRLVKNASGLGFSFSREEYLAEDAPLSSMVRVKKLFPGQPAAESGRINVGDVIMRVNQTPLKGLSQHEVISALRGTGQEVMLRLCRLERGVLPEMESSILTPNPSPLKDLLPPPKPDLLRTKSCPEPDDKKSQSSVEEALERLRLKSNGSFEDPQEASILKNSSSVENLLDRLQVKSSGRRNSYSDSTDGDEEVEEAFSPSALENSGQTWERSVYQTPSGSLGLGSHNNSGQLEESVNSGFYSPHVAMTRLEQSKRNQESSLRLESSQSAPSPDPLPPPLPMPLNLSMPTNGPEMDELVPEVELKVSLIKSEKGSLGFTLTKGSDHGCYIHDIVQDPAKSDGRLRPGDRMIKVNQTDVSNMGHTEVVDLVRAEPRLVKLVVGRVLDGPKPYIDAHLLPDICFGDTNKPLGLVLDGGRDSAYGLVFVKDVLAGSAVFEEGSLRPLDLIHYINGVPTQDLTLGESARLLELSRGNLSLKATRDGEPVFPGKSVSSLNTNMGSNVSSNINGFLTADDPMETEFFTALSSLEEEVMKMELEKPQSGGLGFSVIGGERGIFVKSITAGGVAEASGQLQVGDRLLKVNEETMTGVSHTKAVTTIRKAKGLVRLMVSRPPDQNPNTYLDYLPINDKCNGIADLSEDSGVKTKLCSPHNLAKSGCPPLPPPDYDEGSHHPEREHSAELSEDTDYDGSSLPDDSPESSRKVEWIEENVDAPSNENYLQMSAGQPEEDDVITWGSDEMPNENRNAGPIITEDELTSLPLVEVIPDGQYTDVKLNGIVRMMKGLLDQKVPQQEFENLQNLQPLDDCLVGQTKENKRKNRYKNIVPFDTTRVVLGTNGGYINANHIKMPVKDEDFTYIACQGPLPTTMGDFWQMVLEQKSNVVAMMTQEIEGGKVKCQRYWPDSPGTTEMVDERLQIKLLKDQYLDHFVIRLMEVKDVTTDETQLVTHLNYTGWPDHGTPSQPEQLLTFISYMRHAHRSGPIITHCSAGIGRSGTLICIDVVLGLISKDADFDISDVVRNMRLQRKGMVQTEDQYIFCYRVIHYVLECLQDEKNISG, from the exons ATGCACGTGTCACTGGCAGAAGCCTTGGAGGTCCGAGGAGGTCCGCTCCAGGAGGAGGAGGTTTGGGCGGTGCTGAGCCAGAGCGCCGAGAGTCTCCAGGAACTCTTTCACAAAG ACCCCTCAGCGATGGGTTTTATCATTTCCCCATGGTCGCTCCTGCTCATGCCCTCAGGCAACATCTCCTTCACCGATGAGTATCTGACCCAACAGGACCTAAGAGCCTTCACAGCCCCCGAAGTCCTCGAGGGGAACACCCTGACGTCTGTTTCTGACATCGAGAAg ATGCACATGTACTCTTTGGGGATGACCCTCTTCTGGGGAGCAGACTACGAAATACCCCAAAGCCAG CCCATGAAGTTGGGGGAACACCTAAACAGCCTCCTCCTCAACATGTGCGACGATGTCACGTTGAGTCGAATGTCGCTGCGCACGGTGCTGGACATCTGCAGCAAACACATCCGAAACTCCAGCTGTGATCCTCCCTTCTCTTATGTTCGAAAGCTGGTTCGCTTGGTCCTCGGCAGTCTTTCCCAG CTGGATGGTCTGCTGACTGACAGAGAGTCTCTTCCTGAGCGGAGTAAAGAAATACGGGAAAGGCTAAGAGGGAAAGGATTACCATCAG GAAGGAGTGCTGCCCCCAGGGTGCTGGAGCGCTATCGTGCCAGGTCTCAGGAACAGAGCTCTCTCAACCGGGGTCTCAGTCGCTCCATGGGGTCCCTGTCAGTGCATGACACCAGGCAAGAGGATGAAGGGGCCGCCCTCCAGTTTCCCCAGTTTGACTATCATCCCGACTCTGAATTCCCCGGGGAAATGGGCCCCACACTCGTCTCTTTCGATCACCAGCACTCCTACCCTTACCTGCACCCCCTTCACCCCCAGCAAAAGGGCCGACCGGTCGAACTGGACCGCAGGTCTTTGCCCTTTCACAGCGCAGACCTGAGAGTGGCGCAGACTAGAAAGTCCTGGGCTTCGTCCGTGGACTTGGCCTGCATCGACCCCGAGGCCCTTCGCTTCGGAGCCTTGGAGGATGCACGTCGAGGCAGCAGCGCGTTAAGTACGCAGACTATCGGCAGGATCAAATCGGCATTCGGCACATCTAAAGAGAGGGACTCTCGCTATTTTGAGTTTGGTGGACTGAAGTTGCGGAACGCCCATCACCTCTCTACCCCGTCGGTAGTTTCAGGCTTGCCCGGTGCTTATGACCGGATCAAGGAGCGACAAAGGAAGCTGCAGATGTTACGGCAGGCGGTGGATG AACCGAATCTCACCCACCACAGGCACCACAGTGATTACAGTTCCTCCAGTGAAAGCCCCTCAGTTACGTCCTCTGACCCTGACTACAGGCAAG GGAAGAAAACGTCTGACGCGAAACGATTTGGCTCTCAGCTAGGACTCGCTTCGGAGCACGATTCCCTGTCCCTCACCAGCCATAACGCCCAGAGGCACAG GCTATATGAAGGAACAACGGATGAAGGTCTGGAAGGAACCGAGCTTCTCCTACAGAAGCAAGAGGAGGAAGTGCAGCGTCTGCAGGCTCACCTGGCCAACAGGTTGTCCCGGGCCAATTTGTACTCCTTGGATGATGCCTTGGCTGCTCCTCACACGTCCTTGTTGGAACTCCGGGACCCTCTGTACACGTCTTCAATGCCACTGCGTAGAGCTAAG CTGTTTCGTGGGCCAGAATTTGTGAAGATGGCCAGTGAGCCCAGTGTTGCACTCAACGTTTCCTCTTCCATAATG AAGCGGAAGTGTGAGGAAGTACAGAGGAAGGTGGGTGTCGTGCTGCTGAACGGCCAGAAGTTGGATCTGACCTGTGATATCAAGGCCTCGTGTAAAGACGCTTTGGATATGGTGATCGCCCACGTGGGCCTGGTAGAACGCCATCTCTTTGGCCTGGCCTACATGACAG ATAACGAGTATTTCTTTGTTAATCCTGATGTCAAGCTGTCCAAAGTTGCGCCTGAGACTTGGAAGAAGAAACCTGACGTGCCTTTTAACCTTTTCCTGCGCATCAAGTTTTTTGTCGATGACATCAACCTAATTCA ACACGCGATGACTAGACATCAGTACTATCTACAGCTGAGGAAAGACATTTTGGAGGAGAGGCTACGCTGCGACATGGAAAATGCCCTTCTGTTGGCCTCGCTGGGGCTTCAGGCGGAATACGGTGACTATCAACCTGAG ATCCACGGAAAGACATATTTTCGAGTGGAACACTATCTGCCTGTGTCAGTTTTGGACAAGATAGACCAGACGACAATCAAGGAAGAGCTGCCAAAACTTCACAGCAACTACTTTGGAGCACCTGAGTCGGATGCAGAGTTTGAATTTCTCAAG atGAGCCAGAGGCTGACCGAGTACGGAGTTCATTTCCACCGCGTTCTTCCAGAGAAGAGGTCGCAGACGGGAATCATGCTGGGTGTATACACCAAGGGAGTCCTTATTTTTGAAGTCCTAAATGGAAACCGAACCCCAGTGCTTATATTCCCCTGGAGGGAGACCAAAAAGATTTCCTTCACA AAAAAGAAGATATGCCTTCAAAACGCATCTGACGGAATCAAGCACGTGTTCCAGACGGACAGCAGCAACACGTGTCAGTATCTGCTCCAGCTCTGCTCTGACCATTACAAATTTCACCTGCAGATGAGAGCCCAACAAAGCCAGCAGGAACTCAAGGACATTG CAAACAGCCCCTTAACTGGATTGCAGTGCCCCACTGAACGTCCACCCGCAGTGAGCAGAACATTGAGTTCAGGCAGCCTGGCCCCCGCTCTGTCCACACACTCCAACCCAGAGCACTTGAAGAGAATCTCTAATTCCGAGGTGGCCCTCAACAAGGCATCGTCTAGTTCCATTTTGATTCAGGACCACCTTAACTTTCCCGGACTCCAACCGACAAAGGGGGCTGCTAAACCTCGGGCTATCAGCCGCTCCCTGCACAATCTTGGGCAGACACTGGAAGCCCCCGTGCAGGGTGCGACGGAAGCTCGTAGCGCAGCACTGATGCGGATTCTACACGGTCAGCTCGCCAGTTCAGACATGGATTCGCTCTCTCAACAGACCAACAC TCCAGCTTGGAGTCATTTGGAGTCCAAAAGAGAATCGGACTCTTCTTCTATCGAAGATGCAGGCCAGGCTTATGTGATGG gGGTTAGTATGCACAATTCTTCAGGACTACCCTCCACTCCAACATCTGCTAACG atTCCCTCAAGAAAAGAGTGAACGCTTTGCCATCTCCTGAGAGacaaatcacatttgtaaatctGAAGAAAGATGATAAATATGGCCTcg gtttCCAGGTGGTAGCTGAGGAGAACTCTGGTCCCACTGATATGGGGACCATCATCAGTTCTGTCATGCCCGGGGGTCCTGCTGATGTTAATGGTTATCTGAAACCTG GTGATCGCCTGATTGCTGTCAATGACCTGAACCTGGAAGGACTTTCCCATGCCACTGCCATCGAAGTACTTCAGAATGCTCTGGATGATGTCATGCTAGTGGTGTCACAGCCTAAAGAGAGTCTCTGTAAAG ATTCTTCACCTGAATCTTCTCCAGAAAAGACCGAGTCTTTGTTAGCGGCATTAAAGTCCACTCAACAAAAAATGGAAGTTCCTTCAACGGATCACACATCAACAGTGAGATTTAGCGCTCCGACTTCCTGTCGCCAGCCTTCACCCACCTTGCCCACCCAGTTGAATTCTCAACCCGCACAAGACATGACGAGCACCATTCCAACATTCATGCTGCCAGTATCGAGCCAAGTCCAAAACTGCCTCGAAAGGGCAAATACCGCGCCAGAGTCCAAAGATTCCTCCCTGGAACCTCCTCCGCCGGCGTTGCCCCCCAAAACCCGGAAGACAAAACTCTTAGAAGCTCCAAAGCTTTCCGAGTATTTCAGTGGGGATTCTGACATGGATGAGGAAAGTCAGTCTAAAACTCaagagaaacaaaaggtcactaAG GGAGGGGTCAACACAACCATTCAGCATGGCGGAATTTACGTGAAGGCCATTCTTCCGCAAGGAGCTGCAGAGCTTGATGGAAGGATACATAGAG GGGACCGCGTAGTTGCGGTCAACGGAAAATCTCTCGAGGGTGCCTCTCATCAGCAAGCGGTTGACGTTCTTAGAGACACGGGACAA ACGGTGAATTTGTTGTTGGAGAGGGGTTACCCACCCACAGAAAAGGTTCATGTACCCATCACCCCTCAGTGCACACCGCTCCACTCCAGTAATAACAGCTTGAGGGAATTGAGCAAGAATAAACTGACATCAAGGAAGCTCAAAGAAAAACTGGAGTACAGCTTTTTGACGCCGG aCAACGTATTTGACGTGCGCCTGGTGAAGAACGCCTCGGGACTGGGCTTCAGCTTCAGTCGGGAGGAGTACCTGGCAGAGGATGCTCCGCTTTCCAGTATGGTACGTGTAAAAAAGCTGTTCCCCGGTCAGCCGGCTGCCGAGAGCGGTCGCATCAACGTGGGCGACGTCATCATGCGCGTTAATCAAACCCCCCTCAAAGGACTTTCGCAGCAC GAGGTCATCTCAGCCTTGCGAGGGACGGGACAAGAAGTAATGTTACGTCTCTGTAGACTAGAAAGGGGCGTTCTTCCAGAGATGGAATCCTCAATTTTG ACACCCAATCCATCTCCTCTCAAAGACCTTCTTCCACCACCCAAGCCTGATCTGCTAAGAACCAAATCTTGTCCTGAACCGGATGACAAGAAGAGTCAGAGTAGCGTGGAAGAAGCCTTGGAGAGACTGCGGCTCAAATCCAACGGCAGCTTCGAAGACCCGCAGGAGGCGTCGATTCTTAAGAACTCCAGCAGCGTAGAAAACCTGCTGGACAGACTGCAAGTCAAAAGCTCCGGCAGACGCAACAGCTACAGCGACAGCACGGACGGTGacgaggaggtggaggaggcgTTTAGCCCGAGCGCCTTGGAGAACAGCGGGCAGACGTGGGAGCGCAGCGTCTACCAGACCCCCAGTGGGAGCCTGGGACTCGGATCCCACAACAACAGCGGTCAGTTGGAGGAAAGCGTCAACTCTGGCTTCTACTCGCCACACGTGGCCATGACAAGACTGGAACAAAGCAAGAG GAATCAAGAATCTTCACTCCGCCTGGAATCCTCCCAGTCAGCACCAAGTCCAGACCCCCTTCCTCCCCCTCTGCCCATGCCTTTAAATCTCTCTATGCCTACAAATGGACCGGAGATGGATGAACTTGTCCCG GAAGTGGAGCTGAAAGTCTCTCTCATAAAGTCAGAAAAGGGCAGCCTGGGTTTCACGCTGACCAAAGGCAGTGATCATGGTTGTTACATCCATGACATTGTTCAGGATCCAGCCAAAAGCGATGGACGCCTCAGACCGGGTGACAGAATGATTAAG GTGAACCAAACGGATGTGAGCAACATGGGCCACACTGAGGTGGTTGACTTGGTGCGTGCAGAACCTCGGCTGGTGAAATTGGTGGTGGGCAGGGTCTTGGATGGACCAAAACCTTACATTGATGCCCACCTGCTTCCAGACATCTGCTTTGGCGACACCAACAAACCACTGG GTTTAGTGTTGGATGGCGGTCGGGACAGCGCGTATGGTCTCGTGTTTGTGAAAGATGTCCTCGCCGGATCGGCGGTCTTTGAAGAAGGCAGCCTAAGACCACTGGACCTCATCCATTACATTAACGGCGTGCCCACCCAGGACCTCACCCTCGGCGAAAGTGCTAGACTGCTGGAGCTTTCTCGCGGCAACCTGTCTCTCAAAGCCACCAG GGACGGTGAACCTGTTTTCCCCGGGAAAAGCGTGTCTTCCCTCAACACCAACATGGGCTCCAACGTATCATCTAACATTAATG GGTTCCTCACAGCAGATGATCCAATGGAGACTGAGTTTTTCACAGCCCTGTCTTCTTTAGAG gaggAGGTGATGAAAATGGAGCTGGAGAAACCGCAATCGGGTGGGCTCGGTTTCTCTGTTATTGGCGGTGAGCGAGGGATCTTCGTCAAATCCATCACGGCGGGCGGAGTGGCCGAGGCTTCGGGCCAACTGCAAGTGGGCGACAGGCTGCTGAAA GTGAACGAGGAGACGATGACGGGCGTCTCGCACACCAAAGCTGTAACCACCATCCGCAAAGCCAAAGGTTTGGTACGCCTCATGGTTTCCAGGCCACCTGATCAGAACCCCAACACCTACCTGGATTACCTGCCCATAAATGATAAGTGCAATGGAATTGCAG ATCTCAGTGAGGATAGCGGTGTGAAGACTAAATTGTGTAGCCCCCATAACCTGGCAAAATCTGGCTGCCCACCCTTACCGCCACCCGACTATGATGAAGGTTCCCACCACCCCGAAAGGGAGCACAGCGCGGAACTCTCCGAGGACACGGACTACGATGGCTCCTCGTTACCTGACGACTCACCCGAG AGTTCCCGTAAAGTTGAATGGATAGAGGAGAATGTGGACGCCCCCAGCAATGAAAA TTATCTTCAAATGAGCGCCGGCCAGCCAGAAGAAGATGATGTCATCACGTGGGGAAGCGATGAGATGCCCAATGAAAACagaaatg CTGGACCCATCATCACCGAGGACGAGCTGACCTCCTTACCGCTAGTAGAAGTGATCCCTGATGGCCAGTACACGGATGTAAAGCTCAATGGCATTGTGCGCATGATGAAGGGACTCTTGGACCAGAAAGTCCCGCAGCAGGAGTTTGAG AATCTTCAAAATCTTCAACCTCTGGACGACTGTTTGGTGGGCCAGACGAAGGAGAACAAGAGGAAGAACCGCTACAAGAACATTGTCCCCT TCGACACGACACGGGTGGTGCTGGGCACAAACGGTGGCTACATCAACGCCAACCACATCAAGATGCCTGTCAAGGACGAGGACTTCACTTACATCGCCTGCCAGGGACCCTTGCCCACCACCATGGGTGATTTCTGGCAGATGGTGTTGGAGCAAAAGTCCAACGTGGTAGCCATGATGACCCAGGAGATCGAAGGCGGAAAGGTCAAGTGCCAGCGCTACTGGCCCGACTCGCCCGGCACCACCGAGATGGTGGACGAGCGCCTGCAGATCAAGCTGCTCAAAGATCAATACCTGGACCATTTTGTCATCCGACTCATGGAGGTCAAAGACGTGACC ACGGACGAGACTCAGCTGGTGACGCACCTGAACTACACGGGCTGGCCCGACCACGGGACGCCGTCGCAGCCCGAGCAGCTGCTCACCTTTATCTCCTACATGAGGCACGCCCACCGTTCGGGCCCCATCATCACTCACTGCAGCGCCGGCATCGGCCGCTCCGGAACGCTCATTTGCATCGACGTGGTTCTCGGCCTCATCAGCAAAGACGCCGAT TTTGACATTTCAGACGTGGTACGAAACATGAGACTTCAGCGAAAGGGAATGGTCCAGACTGAG GACCAGTATATCTTCTGCTACCGGGTTATCCATTACGTGCTGGAATGCCTTCAAGACGAGAAAAACATCTCAGGATAG